GAACTCGTTAAATCTTagtgttatatttttcttgagtTACTGCTTTAATTTATTATCTGgttcttgttattctttgataGTTTTGTTCTTGAGTGTGTGTTTGTTGATCTACTGTTTTTTCATCGTAAATCATTGATTGATTCACAACAAATGCTATATCCGTTGCCTCTCAGAACTAGCTTGATATAGTTCTTTTCTCTGATTGTTTAAACTTTATGCAGGATTCTTTTCTCCATGGTGGAGTTTGTCCAAACTAGAGCCTAGAGGAATCTAGTTATGCTTACTAATAATGTTCTTCATACTTTTATTTCTgtatattttcctatattttgGATTGGTAGAGACTTTAGTCTAGGCGCTTATTTTCTAGCTACTTGGGCACAAAGGACCGTGTTTTTAGTAATCTAAACTCTTCATTGGTAATTCTTCGTGTGATCACCAATTTGTCGGCAAAGAGTGTAGCATGGTAAGACTAAGGAGAGCGTGTAAGAGAAAATAGTGTCGAAATTGCTTTACCAAGTTGCTCCTCATTTTGACACATGCtcaacaaattaataattacacTGTTCACCCTCAATCATTGATTAGTCAGGAAACTTTCAATCATCACATAAATGAGTGAGTAGAAACAAGTACATCATTAGAAAATGACAATATTCTCACATGTTCTGAAGGCCGCCTAGCTTGTTTGCTAGTGCCATGAGCACATTTATTTGTCCAAAAATATCATATACTAGCAAAGAAGCACCCCTCAGCTTCAACcaatgcaagagaagagaacattAGATCAGACACCAAACCAACCAACATATAGGACCCAAAGGGCAAAGCCCTTCTCCACCATGTCACTCCCTCATCCTTGCACAAAAATTCCAAGAACTTGACCAGTAGAAAAGAAGACATTATGTCCACCTCTGGAATTTTCCTCAACCACCTTACAAATCTTGTCAATTTCTCTCTACCTTTACAGCAAAGCAATGGTACGAGACATCTCAGGTACTCAATATACACACATCaatataaataaatctcataaaAACAatcaaatgtatatatatgacttACATATAAGTTAATGTGGTTCGCCTCTTGATTTATTCTTACAATATAGATGAGACTAATAGATCATAGTATAATGATAAAATGtgcattaaaatattacaaatatcAAATATAAGGACTCTCATTTAGACAAGTATTGACTCAACACATATTTATTGTTTTGGTAGCATATCATCAATTCACACATCTACTTCATCTTCTGAATATATATCTAAAGTTCGCAAATTAAGACTATGGCATCTGTGGTACTCTTCTCGTAACACGTTAACAAACAAACTCTCTGAGCTTCTTATCTCTGAGAAAAAGCTGTACTAAACGACACTAGCTGGCTGAAATATTATGATGATTTATCCAACTGACAGAATGTTGTCTCTTGTGCCACTTTCTTTTAATAGGCATAAATGAAAGTTTATCAGTTATAAGAATTTGTCAATATAAGTAAATAAATGTCagtcaaaagaaagaaaataccaTGTCTAATGAGTCCTGGTACTAAACATTTTTACCATAATGTGctgtgtatatattatatatatatagacagaGAGATGTAATAATCATTCAAATAAATGTCGTTTTCAATAAAGAAAAACATCACGAGATAATATTTCAGTGTTGCCATTTCAGTATAGTTCTGCAAATTTGCTACTACTACTATTACAACAGCTACTACTACTACCACCAGTGCCATCAACTTGGAAAATTCTGTTCAATTCAGAGACACTGATATATGGTAACAAacattacaataaaataaaatataaacttcaaaaaaaaaaaacagagcatCTTCACTTCAGTATGATGATATTAGAACATATTAAAGCTATTGCATAACTAAGAGGAGCGcggcagcagcagcagcaaatCAAACACACAATTATTAAAATTCAATACCAAAATATTCAAGACAACTCAACAGCTGAGTTTGTGGCTCAAAGAGTTTAAGACTGTGGCTTCTCCCACTTGAGGGGCTTCACAACCTCCCAGGTGAAGTCGGCATCATCCCTTCCGAAGTGTCCGTAGGCAGCGGTCTTCAGGAACCTGCCATTGCCGCCTCTCTTCAAGTCTAGGTTGATGGTGATCATTCCAGGCCTGAAGTCAAAGTTCTCCTTAACGATTTCGAGGATCTCCTTGTCTGGAATCTTTCCAGTCTTGTAAGTGTCAACAAAGACGGACAAAGGTTCTGGGACACCAATGGCGTAAGAGACCTGCACAATGCACCTACGAGCAAGCCCGCTGGCAACAATACTCTTGGCCGCCTGCCTGACAATGTAGGCTCCACTTCTGTCCACCTTAGTAGGGTCCTTTCCAGAGAAAGCACCACCACCGTGAGCTCCCCAACCACCATAGGTATCGATGATGATCTTACGGCCAGTAAGACCAGCATCACCGTGTGGACCACCAATGACAAAGCGGCCTGAAGGGTTCAAGTGGAAGATTGTCTTCTCATCAAGGTACTTCTCGGGGATGACTGGCTTGATGACATGTTCCTTAAGGTCAGCAGCAATCTCGTCATTTGTGACAGTCTCATCGTGCTGGGTGGAGATGAGAACGGTGTGGACACGGATGGGAACCATAGCTCCATCCTCATTGAAGTACTCCACTGTCACTTGGGTCTTGCCGTCGGGTCTCAACCAGGGGCAGGTGCCGTTCTTCCTGACTTCAGTAAGTCGTGCACCAAGCTTGGTGGCGAGGACGTGGCTGAGTGGCATCAACTCAGGAGTTTCATCAGTAGCATAACCAAACATATGGCCCTGGTCACCAGCACCAATCTCCTCAGGGCGCTTGGTAAAATGTCCATGGACACCTTGGGCAATATCAGGGCTCTGCTGTTCAATGTTAACAAGAACCTTGCAGTTGTCGGCATCAAGACCCACATCGTCAGAAACGAATCCAATAGAACGGCATGTGTCACGGACGATCTTCTCGTAATCTACATTAGCCTTGGTTGTGATCTCTCCAAAGACCATGACCATGTTGGTCTTGGTGCATGTCTCACAGGCAACCTTGCTGTCAGGGTCCTGGGCAAGGCAGGCGTCAAGCACGGCATCAGAGATCTGGTCACAGAGCTTGTCTGGGTGACCCTCGTTCACGGACTCGGAGGTAAATAGGAAGGTCTCCATCTTTATATCTGAAATCAAAACAACCAAACGTTTAAATATAGATACAATGAAAACGAGTCAGAGCCGAAAGAACTTTCTCTGCTTAAAATATTCATTCAGAAATTACTATTTCACAACCACCGACATTCAAACATGTATATATTTACACACTCCTATGCTAAGAATAATgaatacaaaacaaaaataaatgaactacaAAGCTCAACAAAAAACAATACGAAATCCATTAGAGCCTGAATATTTGTCGTTAAACTTTACAAAATGCTCTTCATATACTCATCAAGAGCTATAAGGGCAGAGAAAAACGAACCAGAATCTAATGTATAAAACAAagtgaaaaagaataaaagccTGCACAAATCACAGTCAGAATAATAACAGCTTTCCGTTATACAATGACAAGTTATCTGACTAACTCAAAattaattctctcttttttctttaatttcaaAACACGAAACAAATAACTTCAAAAGAAACAGAGATCTAACCAGATCGATCTGCTAATACTCTTAAAAATGACAAATGATATAGACTCTTCATCATACTTTCTCAAATTCAACTTCATAATACGTTTCAAACACATTATAATCAGATCTCCAACACAAATATGCCAAATCAAACAAGCCAGATCTGATACCATAACATAATCACATACTGGAAATGAAAACAAATTTTGTATTCTCAGCTATACAAACGAGATTTGAGCTAAAATCAGAGTAGAGAAGAGAAAAACAGTACCTGAAATGGAAGAAGGAAAGAGCGAGGAAGTTGTATAATGCGTAGATCTGTAAAAATGGTGCTCTCACTCAACCCAGACCTTTCTTCTTCACCGAAACTCAACGACTGGCAACTTTTCCCATCTTGTTAACTCGGTATTTATAGAGCTAAGCTCTGTGTGACCCCTTACCGGAGTGATCGGTGGGGGAGTTGGTGGGATTTGACGTTACTATTACCGGTAATAGCCGGTCATTCACCAACCCTAGCCAGTTTCATTTCCACCTATCCCGCGGCTCGGCTCGGCTACGACTACACAGCTGTGGTTCTCTTAACacgtttttattattttaatgaattaatatCTATAATTATAATAGTTCGGGTGATGAATTAAGACTTGAATATTAACCATATACATTCTTATATGACTTGTCCAAAAGAGGAATTGATTTGATTTTAAGTAAATAGGAAATGCCTAAACTACCCTCGAGGGGATGCCCGAAATTTTGAAATGCTTACCGACAATACATGGCAAACAATGAGCTGGAGGAAGTAAAGATTGTTAGTGGCTATGGGcttttcttcctctctctcttgaAGGATAATAATGGAAATCTACCTTCAAATATTACCAACTCAAATTAATGTATGTTTTTTTCAACAAAGTTTTTAAAGATAAACTACAATATTCATTAATAGGCAAATTAAATATAGTCGAATTACATGAAGATAGAAACCCATAGAGTAAAAAAATTCCATATAGGCTAACAAGTCATAATCCAAACGAACATACAACAATCGAGGTACTCATCATTTAATCAATAACTATAAGTTAAAAATcttccaacaaaaaaaaaataaataaataaactcattattcaaaaatgaaataaaatgaaataaaaagaaatagcaAACGACATGAGAAGGCAAACAAACATAAGAGATTTAGGGctcgttccaaacgagcccttaaaaACCACAACACATAGGGTTAATAAACAGATTTGAATGACAAGGATAAAAATAAAGACCCACCCCCGCCTCTCAAATTTGAGCTAATCAACAACACACCGATCACCCAATGGGGATCAAACTCCACTCCatttgtcaaataaataaaaatcccTACTAATCTAGCAAGGCAATAAAACAACATGTTATTATAAAGTAAaagaaacataaaaataataacagaAACAAAACAGATAAGTAAGGCCTATGATCTTATTGAATGGGATTTTCTTGGTGCAATGATGATTCGCATGGGGTTTGATCAACGTTTTGTGGACCTAATTCTTTGTACTCTTACTTCAGTGCAATACAATATTGTTCATGGTGGTCAGGTTTTGAGGCCGAATTATTCCTAGGTGTGGTCTTCATCAAGGTAATCCACTTTCACCTGATTTGTTATTGTTGTGTGTGGAGGGTTTTTCATCCCTTCTCCGTCAATTGAAAGTTGAGGTgatcttaaaaatattaaagtggCTCATGGGGCTCTCCAGTAGTATCACACATGTTATTTGTTGATGATAGTTGCATTTATTTTCGTGCTAATGATAGAGATGCTCATAATGCTCTGCGTCTATTGTGTATCTATGAGGAAGCTTTAGGTTAGAAGGTCAACTTTGCTAAGTCATCGACTTTCTTTAGTTCTAATACACCTCATGTGACTTGTGATAGAATTTGTTCTCTCTTAGGGATTTCTCCTACTGATACTAATAGTTTGTATTTAGGCTTGCCTTGGGTTATGGATAAGAATAGATTTACTATTCTTGGTTTCCTGAAAGAAAAGATGCAAAAGAAGAATCAAAGTTGGGAGGGGCAATTTTTATCTAAAGCTTGTAAAAAGGTTATGCTTAAGACTGTGGCACAAGCTTTGTCTCGTTATGCTTTGTTAGTCTTTCTTTTACCATTAGAAACTTGTAGTTAACTTGAACGGTTGATGTCATAATATTGGTGGAGTTCTGGCTCTAATTGTTGTCGTGGGGTTAGTTGGATGAGTTAGTCTCAGCTTTGTAAGCATAAAAATGTTGGTGACTTGGGCTTTTGTAGCTTGCGTGACTATAATCTCTCTTTATTAGGAGCAAGGCTGGAGGCTTTTGGTGAATGAAACTTCTCTAGTGAGCTCAATCTATAAGGCAAGATACTACTCTTGTGGCTCTATTCTTCAAGCTCAATTAGGCCATAATCCTAGTTTCATTTGGAAGAGTTTCTTTGAAGCTCAacgtttaattaaatataggtGCTAGAGTAAGTATAGGCTCAAGGTGTAATATTGATATCCTCACGGATCATTGGCTTTCGAACTCATCTTCTCCTTTTATCCAATCCACCCACCTAGgctaatttaaaatttcaaagttttatGAAGATTTGTTGTTGGGAATGGGATGAAGAAGTTATTGGTGACTTGTTTGATGAGAGGGATCGCATTCTCATTCTTGGAATTCCTTTAAGTATCACATGTGTAAGTGATAGTTGGTATTTTATCATTTTCTCCAAGAATAAAAAGCTAATTGGCATTGAGCAATAGAAGAAGATTTTTGGAAGTACCTTTGGAAGCTTAAAGTTCTGCCCAAAATCCAACATTTTTTTATGGAAAACCCTTATGGGTTAGCTTCCTACTTagcatttattataaaataaacatgtGTTCattaatttgaaatgtttattttatcatCAAGCACCTGAATCGAAATCTCAAATTTTTTTGACTTATCCCTTTGCTGACTCTTGTTGGAATCGTTCTTCTATCGATAAGGGTGGTATTGGCCAAGTTGATTTTTGTAGTTGGTTTCAAGCCATCTAATCTCGGagacaaaaaaaattagttgAGGAAGTGACAATGATTGCTTGGTCCCTATGGAAAAGATGAAATGATATTTTGTGTCACTCAAAGATTAATTCAACTTTAGTCTTAGTCTTGTTGGCTTGTTTTGTTCTTGATCAATGGAAGTTTTTTCAATCCAAAAAGTTTGATCCACTTTTGCTTGTCCATCATATAGACAGAAGTGTTGAGCGTTGGTTTAAACTAGATAATAATAAGATCAAGATAAATGTCAATGGGGCTATTTTTGAAGCAAAAAATTCTTTAGGATGGGTTTAGTGGCTCGACAATCTAATGGTTTTTTTGCTTTAAGCTTTTACTATTCATCACTTGGGGTGTGTTCAGCCAGTTACTGCTGAAGTAACAGGTATGAAGGAAGCTTTGAGTTAGATTAACAGGAAGAATTTGAATGATGTTGTTATTGAAACTGATAGTTTAGTGATTGTTCAAGCAATTTAAAGTCCTCTCCAAATTCCCTCTACATTTAGTTTATTAAAGTAATTGCAAAGTTTTATTATCTACTCTTCTTAATGTTGAGTTATTTTTGTTTCACGATCTGCAAACAAGGTTGCACATTGTTTAGCACGCTACTCTCATTTTTAATCTGATCGCCTTTTCACTGAGAGAAATATTTCTTTTGCTCTTCAATCCCTTGTAATGGTTGGTATTATTGTTTAATGAAACTATccaatttcattaaaaaaaacagtTGAAATGAGGCATAAACAGGCATAAGATATAGACAAACCAAACACTAAATCAATACTGCCAACAAATGAATTCTCCTATCCATCACCTCACACCCCAATGTCACCACACCCTAAACCAAGAGTCGCAAGTCAAATACCCACAAGCCCACACCACCCAACTCTCACTAACCAACCCAACATGTTGGTCCAAACCCACAACCAGCCAAAACTAGCGAACAACCCAAATGCTTGCAAGCTTCAAGTCCCTACCAACAAATCTTCCCAAATCCACCACGTATACCACTCCACAACAACAAGCAATGTCAGAGAACAAATGCCAGAAGTTGGTTGGGAGTAGAAGTGTAAGGACAAAAGAAAAGAGCAATCAACAAAGATGGGGAACCTCATGCCCACGATGTCGAGTCGATCACCAACCCTTAACCAAGGCCATGCACAAGGCCAGAAAGGGTTGGCGGGCCTGACCAGGAAAAATTAAGAACTAGTCGCTGCTAGATAGAAAGAAGAAACACTAAGAGAGAATTTTATTCTTTCAAAGCATGTCAACTGAGTTTATTATGTCCTacaaatgaaataataataagacctcatccaaatataaaaattttatacgGTAGATATGATTTTGTTCCACATTTTTGTTGGTAGTAGGTATTTATTTTAGCAAGTAgataaattagaatataattttgtAGAACATTTATATTGTAGTTATTTAGGGTGTGTTTGGAAATGTAATTGGACTTAGGTGTAACTATAGGTAATTATACAATTTGACATGTTTGTCTGATCATATAACTGTATAATGTGAGATAATTGAGTTATTTCAATTATAGTAGGGCCATGAGAATTTGTGTAAtgaaactgtgtaattactaaaaaaaatttattttaaatattaattactaaaaatattagttttgatgtaattactaactattttatcaaataaaatattagaaattcaTATATAATTGCCACATTATATCTAAATGCACTttgtatttcaaaataaaaaaaaaaaaattgtggcaTAGGTTCTCAGAAAGTTTACTTTGATGCAAATAAGTTTCCAAACTTAAAAATTGGTCGTAATAGTTCTCAAGGTCATGTTTATTGTAAGTCCGTTAATCCTCTTTTTTAatagattcatttattgtttaaaaATGCCACGTGTTGACATATTATTGGTCCAAATTATAAATttgacttaaaaaaaattaaaatttaagaaattttttttttattttttcttcttcttctttttgctACCCAGAAACTGCTTTCCAAAACCCATCACCCACCAACCCCTGGTCCATCTTCTCCATTATGGCACAAGCTCTGGTCGACTCAGAGCTCTATCTCGAGCAGTCGTCCCTGAGCCAAACTCTCACTTCACCACTGGCATCCTTGCTCTGTTTGACACCCTAAACCCCGAGACCCGTCGCGACCCCTCTCCATCACTAAAACCCAGGTCTGTTTATGTGTTACTCATTTCTGCCTATTCAGAAATGTAAAAAATTGCTCCGCCTCTTCGATTGAAACTAAGAAGCTATCCGAGAAACCTGCTCCACTCAGTCCACCCAAAGCTTAGTCGCATTACCGCCTGTTAGAATATTAGTTGCAAAGAAATTAGGAAAACTTGGAGCTTGTTTGGTTATATTTtcagttttcagtttttaaaattgtgtttttaaaagtgtaaatagaaaacaattttttgacattttaaaaatttaacggTGTTTGGCacaagttttttaaaactatttttaatttttttcttactaaaaaaaatcaatattttaacaCCATACCATAATATGAACCcattcgggtccgggtctaggatttgagtatgtgagcaaaaatataaaatgtaatatgttagacaaaaaaaaatatttttgaaaattgaaaacaacattttgatgttttctattttttagtttttaaaaactcagtttttaaaaaactgtttttcaaaaattttg
Above is a genomic segment from Cannabis sativa cultivar Pink pepper isolate KNU-18-1 unplaced genomic scaffold, ASM2916894v1 Contig3, whole genome shotgun sequence containing:
- the LOC133033199 gene encoding S-adenosylmethionine synthase 1 translates to METFLFTSESVNEGHPDKLCDQISDAVLDACLAQDPDSKVACETCTKTNMVMVFGEITTKANVDYEKIVRDTCRSIGFVSDDVGLDADNCKVLVNIEQQSPDIAQGVHGHFTKRPEEIGAGDQGHMFGYATDETPELMPLSHVLATKLGARLTEVRKNGTCPWLRPDGKTQVTVEYFNEDGAMVPIRVHTVLISTQHDETVTNDEIAADLKEHVIKPVIPEKYLDEKTIFHLNPSGRFVIGGPHGDAGLTGRKIIIDTYGGWGAHGGGAFSGKDPTKVDRSGAYIVRQAAKSIVASGLARRCIVQVSYAIGVPEPLSVFVDTYKTGKIPDKEILEIVKENFDFRPGMITINLDLKRGGNGRFLKTAAYGHFGRDDADFTWEVVKPLKWEKPQS